A portion of the Staphylococcus felis genome contains these proteins:
- a CDS encoding alpha/beta fold hydrolase, which yields MSHSNYEHNVMTLTKHQDDQLEIVSTGAKQSKYAIVLLHGAVMNYKIMTVFEKYLHDVRLIFINCPGRGQSTTLNRKDHDLSDYATRVNEALVNIVETEHIEKLAIIGYSMGGLIATKLAGYNTLPITHLIYLNSAAKIDYKEIRISKLMTEVIKEMTPDTNDGMIKSIPEYVLERGISKKYKNQKDIDFLNYFAPINAMITDLQYTLNTNYLDDIDRIQQMPDILFLLGEEDVIFPNKDSKETIERFEARGAKVKSIIYPDVGHLDFLRVLDREDDGQLGSIEYHLNHWLVLE from the coding sequence ATGTCACATTCAAATTATGAACATAACGTTATGACGTTAACGAAGCATCAAGATGATCAGTTAGAAATTGTTTCAACAGGAGCAAAACAATCTAAGTACGCCATTGTTTTGTTACATGGTGCAGTGATGAATTATAAAATTATGACAGTGTTTGAAAAATACTTACATGACGTGCGTTTGATTTTTATTAATTGTCCTGGCCGTGGTCAAAGTACAACGCTTAATCGAAAAGATCATGACTTATCGGACTATGCAACGAGAGTGAATGAGGCACTGGTCAATATTGTTGAAACAGAACATATCGAAAAGTTAGCCATTATTGGTTACTCTATGGGTGGGCTGATTGCGACAAAATTAGCAGGTTATAATACATTGCCTATTACACATTTGATTTATTTGAACAGTGCAGCCAAGATTGATTACAAAGAAATTAGAATCAGTAAGTTAATGACTGAAGTGATTAAAGAGATGACTCCAGATACTAATGATGGGATGATTAAAAGCATTCCTGAGTATGTTCTTGAGCGCGGTATCTCAAAAAAGTATAAAAACCAAAAAGATATCGACTTTTTGAATTATTTTGCCCCCATTAACGCAATGATTACAGATTTACAATATACTTTAAATACGAATTATTTAGATGATATTGATCGCATTCAGCAAATGCCAGATATTTTATTTTTGCTAGGGGAAGAAGATGTCATTTTTCCAAACAAGGATTCCAAAGAGACGATTGAACGATTTGAAGCGAGAGGGGCTAAGGTTAAGTCAATTATATATCCTGATGTAGGGCACCTCGATTTTTTACGTGTATTAGATCGTGAAGATGATGGGCAACTTGGCAGTATTGAATATCACCTGAATCATTGGTTGGTACTTGAATAA
- a CDS encoding Ig-like domain-containing protein, with protein sequence MSNRNRQNFGVHKENRYAIRKFNIGIASVLFGATVLLSMTHEAKAAETNTSLTQKSEIAPSTNEPLNHNEQKTASPMPVETESENVESDTLETPIDNKHKDQEDITAQADTLKMESVSNSLNDIATNTPSDDVIHEGQKNTNNEMKQLENATVKQNSFRSVANNAVDHPSPSPEAKTTQIEVEGIEETVYRKEVPVLQGSKVAQTLGMNRGLGQGRESLGIILPENAKLYIRQAKEQNESDLRVSLMTNDGQFNKNEVVPKSGEWVSISTGLDSAAFVYLPRGLDNPPLIDFYVEHNNIKALPTYRRGQSQEAFETQWVDQDSSYAYVDGTYNALLIPRVDRDRILNMKNQQGDTAFRNLDEMIDYYDDIIQKYNKWVGLNDNLNSVDFNLGQKYFTVANQNGYGLAYWSWDHMGSNEQSIRSYLTKGWLALHEVGHGFDGWLTDDPKMPLLEVWNNILANEYQMNVEKEEKGWLYQGDQEGFQRYVQDELLDKEVYRHINEFSLKERLDFMTRIVRLTTIEGFTEMLQKLRVESSKTSLSIDMPAWVGEYWLANRGYNGLAYFDLFKIDTPQYLEDRLNEYTHSYIYPLAMLIEDEAERQKYIEKLGLATIYELVKSSDIADTQVTAPATIRLNLNGHTLPNGSKVQLLDGTVKVAEAIVENGVAKFDQIRAGVYKVVAPLTEALALPAHAYLVIRENRNNEKTLDYPQIDITQKAISQKISLQGLSNWEFASVSYDPSTKQVQYRQNKGQPHLHFNDEYAHVTIKKQDGTVVFDQSFIGNDEGSSVSNDYTLEYSDQIIVKHREPSRRQIKRIETGEEMSLPESGKETVTYTLTEKGFKVNDETMENVETRYTETIKNDIHTLIEKINATPSNDYRIQIYRLVQDVSEVSSETEKEALMAQLEPYLDKQVVTPLTVKPIEYNNQVISGQTSNQASVQVTLPSGEVLNTQADETGAFTINVPKSQALALNDTVQVVATKESETSSQVESIKVTDTIRPESPVIFPTQAGSKEVKGSAEPNTILEFRFQNGTIVTTDVLDNGTWTIKVPESIHLEFNDQIIAKTIDKAGNVSELTFKNVIDTIRPVRPVVTNTEAGSHIIWGHGETYKDEIHVRLPNNRLVSTKVGRNGTWMIGVPWDITLNVGDRVYVFEVDKAGNYSLPGIGRIVDTKAPEAPKVDEVTSESENIKGTAEPNSTVTVIFADGTTDEVTANEAGEFTANIPIDLAGGEKIQIKATDQSTNESPVTEVTVKAIVISEEPVEDSGENETEEELAENSGKGETTEEPVEDSGENETAEEPVENSKVDKTEEELAENSGKGETTEEPIENSEEAETPEDDQKAEVDHNPELIQSIIDNQKANPKPLAEEMTQVDPSNIEAKTMISLQQTELLSQSIPKEPSGNTNVVIRAKVVEKDKDNHNSRDTTLPNTGTSTDNARTGWIMSLFGFGVLANFYRRKQKDTTQS encoded by the coding sequence ATGAGTAACCGTAACCGTCAAAACTTTGGAGTGCATAAGGAAAATAGATATGCAATACGTAAATTCAATATTGGGATTGCTTCGGTATTGTTTGGAGCTACAGTATTATTGTCAATGACTCATGAAGCAAAAGCAGCAGAAACGAACACATCGCTCACACAAAAAAGCGAAATAGCACCTTCAACAAATGAGCCGCTAAATCACAATGAACAGAAAACAGCGTCGCCAATGCCAGTAGAAACAGAAAGTGAAAATGTTGAATCAGATACATTAGAAACGCCAATCGATAATAAACATAAAGATCAAGAAGATATAACTGCTCAAGCGGATACTTTAAAAATGGAAAGTGTCTCAAATAGTCTTAATGATATCGCTACGAATACACCTTCAGATGACGTCATTCATGAAGGTCAAAAGAACACCAACAATGAAATGAAACAACTGGAAAACGCAACTGTAAAGCAAAATAGTTTTCGTTCTGTTGCCAATAATGCAGTAGACCATCCATCACCGTCACCTGAGGCTAAGACGACACAAATTGAAGTTGAGGGTATTGAGGAAACAGTCTATCGAAAAGAGGTACCTGTATTGCAAGGGTCTAAGGTTGCTCAAACATTAGGGATGAATCGCGGTCTAGGACAAGGAAGAGAAAGCTTGGGGATTATTTTACCTGAAAATGCCAAACTTTATATTCGTCAAGCGAAAGAACAAAATGAATCAGACCTTCGTGTAAGTCTTATGACGAATGACGGTCAATTTAACAAAAATGAAGTTGTGCCTAAAAGTGGAGAGTGGGTGTCTATATCAACAGGACTTGATAGCGCAGCATTTGTATACTTGCCAAGAGGACTTGACAATCCACCGTTAATCGATTTTTATGTTGAACATAATAATATAAAAGCATTGCCAACGTATCGTCGTGGCCAAAGTCAAGAAGCGTTTGAAACACAATGGGTTGACCAAGATTCAAGTTATGCATATGTGGATGGTACATATAACGCGCTTTTAATCCCACGTGTTGATCGTGACCGTATATTAAATATGAAAAATCAACAAGGTGATACAGCATTTCGCAATCTTGATGAAATGATTGATTATTATGACGACATTATTCAAAAGTATAACAAATGGGTTGGACTGAATGATAATCTAAACTCAGTTGATTTTAATCTAGGTCAAAAGTATTTTACTGTTGCGAATCAAAATGGCTATGGCTTAGCGTACTGGTCATGGGATCATATGGGTTCGAATGAGCAATCAATCCGTAGCTATCTAACAAAAGGATGGCTTGCGTTACATGAGGTGGGACATGGTTTTGATGGATGGTTAACAGATGATCCTAAAATGCCTTTATTAGAAGTATGGAATAATATTTTAGCAAATGAATATCAGATGAATGTAGAAAAAGAAGAAAAGGGATGGTTATACCAAGGTGACCAAGAAGGTTTTCAACGCTATGTACAAGACGAATTGCTAGATAAGGAGGTATATCGTCATATTAATGAATTTTCGCTGAAAGAGCGTTTGGATTTTATGACGCGTATCGTACGTTTAACAACTATTGAGGGTTTCACTGAAATGTTACAAAAGCTACGTGTTGAATCTTCTAAAACTTCTTTATCAATTGATATGCCAGCATGGGTAGGGGAATATTGGTTAGCCAATAGAGGTTATAATGGTTTAGCTTATTTTGACTTATTTAAGATTGATACGCCGCAATATTTAGAAGATCGTCTAAACGAATATACGCATTCATACATTTATCCGTTAGCAATGTTGATTGAAGATGAAGCAGAACGTCAAAAATACATTGAAAAATTAGGCTTAGCGACGATATATGAGCTCGTTAAATCATCTGATATTGCTGATACTCAAGTGACTGCACCTGCGACGATTCGTTTGAATTTAAATGGACACACACTCCCTAATGGTTCTAAAGTTCAGCTATTAGATGGAACAGTTAAAGTGGCTGAAGCTATTGTTGAGAACGGTGTAGCAAAGTTTGATCAGATTCGTGCAGGTGTTTACAAGGTTGTTGCGCCATTAACAGAAGCTTTAGCCTTGCCAGCACATGCCTATTTAGTCATACGTGAAAATCGAAACAATGAAAAGACGTTAGATTACCCACAAATTGATATCACACAAAAGGCAATCTCTCAAAAGATTTCATTACAAGGTTTATCAAACTGGGAGTTTGCGTCAGTGAGTTATGATCCTAGTACAAAACAAGTCCAATATCGACAAAATAAAGGCCAGCCACATCTTCACTTTAATGATGAGTACGCTCATGTCACAATTAAAAAGCAAGATGGAACAGTTGTATTTGACCAATCTTTTATTGGCAATGATGAAGGCTCAAGTGTAAGTAATGATTATACGTTAGAATATAGTGATCAAATTATAGTCAAGCATCGTGAGCCTTCGCGTAGACAAATCAAACGCATTGAAACAGGTGAAGAGATGTCTTTACCTGAATCTGGAAAAGAAACAGTGACATATACGTTAACAGAAAAAGGATTCAAGGTTAACGACGAAACAATGGAAAATGTCGAAACACGCTATACGGAAACTATTAAAAATGATATTCATACACTTATTGAAAAGATTAATGCTACTCCTAGTAATGACTATCGCATACAAATATACCGCCTAGTTCAAGATGTGAGTGAAGTTTCATCAGAAACAGAGAAAGAAGCACTAATGGCTCAGCTTGAACCTTATTTAGATAAGCAAGTTGTGACACCATTAACAGTTAAGCCTATCGAATATAACAACCAGGTGATATCTGGCCAAACAAGTAATCAAGCATCTGTTCAAGTGACGTTACCTTCTGGTGAAGTTTTAAATACACAAGCAGATGAAACGGGGGCATTTACAATCAATGTTCCTAAATCACAAGCACTTGCTTTGAATGATACAGTTCAAGTGGTCGCTACTAAAGAAAGCGAAACATCATCACAAGTTGAATCTATAAAAGTTACTGATACTATTCGTCCAGAGTCGCCAGTTATTTTCCCAACTCAAGCGGGAAGCAAAGAAGTGAAAGGTTCAGCAGAGCCCAATACTATACTAGAATTCCGATTCCAAAATGGAACAATCGTAACTACAGATGTGTTAGATAATGGCACTTGGACTATCAAAGTACCTGAGTCAATTCACCTTGAATTTAATGATCAAATCATTGCCAAAACAATAGATAAGGCGGGAAACGTGTCTGAACTTACATTTAAAAATGTCATTGATACGATTAGACCCGTGAGACCTGTTGTTACAAATACTGAAGCGGGTTCACATATTATATGGGGGCATGGTGAAACGTATAAAGATGAGATACATGTGCGACTCCCGAACAATCGTTTAGTTTCTACAAAAGTAGGACGCAATGGAACGTGGATGATAGGTGTGCCATGGGATATCACACTTAATGTAGGGGATCGAGTCTATGTATTTGAAGTGGATAAAGCTGGCAATTACTCATTACCAGGGATTGGTCGAATCGTCGATACTAAAGCACCGGAAGCACCTAAAGTAGACGAGGTAACATCAGAATCAGAGAATATCAAAGGAACAGCAGAACCTAACAGCACCGTTACAGTGATATTCGCAGATGGTACAACAGATGAAGTAACGGCAAATGAAGCAGGTGAGTTCACGGCAAACATCCCAATAGATTTAGCAGGTGGCGAAAAAATACAAATCAAAGCAACAGATCAATCGACAAATGAATCACCTGTGACAGAAGTGACAGTCAAAGCTATAGTCATATCGGAAGAACCGGTTGAAGATTCAGGAGAGAATGAAACAGAGGAAGAACTAGCTGAAAATTCCGGGAAGGGTGAAACAACGGAAGAACCGGTTGAAGATTCAGGAGAGAATGAAACAGCAGAAGAGCCAGTTGAAAATTCGAAAGTAGATAAAACAGAGGAAGAACTAGCTGAAAATTCCGGGAAGGGTGAAACAACGGAAGAACCGATTGAAAACTCAGAAGAAGCAGAAACACCGGAAGATGATCAAAAAGCAGAAGTAGATCATAATCCGGAATTAATACAAAGTATTATAGATAATCAAAAGGCGAATCCAAAGCCATTAGCTGAAGAAATGACACAGGTTGATCCATCCAATATTGAAGCTAAAACAATGATTTCGCTTCAACAGACTGAATTACTCAGTCAATCTATCCCGAAAGAGCCTAGTGGAAACACAAATGTTGTCATTCGAGCTAAAGTGGTTGAGAAGGATAAAGACAATCATAATTCAAGAGATACTACTTTACCTAACACGGGAACCTCTACAGACAACGCACGAACAGGTTGGATCATGTCATTATTTGGTTTTGGAGTGCTTGCAAATTTCTATAGAAGAAAGCAAAAAGATACTACCCAATCGTAA
- a CDS encoding SDR family oxidoreductase: protein MDLQQFHDSIKGYTQETQPGSEKDMNPKPIFELDSYRPAGKLKGKVALITGGDSGIGRAVAIHFAKEGADVAIGYLNEHIDAEQTVNRLVELGVKAKAYAHDLRNADESKVLIDKVVQDFGGLNILVNNGAVQFPKDHYEDVTPKQIQTTFETNIYGMMYLSQAALPHLSSGDKIINTTSVTAYRGSAHLIDYSSTKGAIVSFTRSLATSLMDKGIYVNAVAPGPIYTPLIPSTFDEDKVENQGNDTPMGRRGQPAELAPSYVFLASTDSSYMTGQTLHLNGGDYLSS from the coding sequence ATGGATTTACAACAATTTCATGATTCTATCAAAGGATATACGCAAGAGACACAACCAGGTTCTGAAAAAGATATGAATCCAAAGCCGATTTTTGAATTGGACAGTTATCGACCTGCAGGGAAACTTAAGGGTAAAGTCGCACTCATAACAGGTGGAGATTCAGGTATTGGCCGTGCTGTTGCAATTCATTTTGCTAAAGAAGGGGCAGACGTTGCGATTGGTTATTTAAATGAACATATCGATGCTGAACAAACTGTAAATAGACTAGTAGAACTGGGCGTTAAAGCCAAAGCATATGCCCATGACTTACGAAATGCTGATGAATCAAAAGTTTTAATTGATAAAGTGGTTCAAGATTTTGGTGGGTTAAATATTTTAGTCAACAATGGTGCGGTTCAATTTCCAAAAGACCATTATGAAGATGTCACGCCAAAACAGATCCAAACCACTTTTGAAACTAACATTTATGGCATGATGTATTTATCGCAAGCCGCGCTGCCACACTTATCTAGCGGCGATAAAATCATAAATACGACGAGTGTTACAGCTTATCGTGGTTCAGCACATTTGATTGATTACTCTTCTACTAAAGGTGCGATTGTCTCATTTACACGTTCACTCGCAACATCACTCATGGACAAAGGGATTTATGTTAACGCTGTCGCACCTGGACCTATTTATACACCTTTAATTCCATCAACATTCGATGAAGATAAGGTCGAAAATCAAGGCAATGATACGCCGATGGGGCGAAGAGGTCAACCGGCAGAACTTGCACCATCCTATGTGTTCTTAGCTTCAACAGATAGCTCATATATGACAGGTCAAACATTGCACCTTAATGGTGGCGATTATTTAAGTTCGTAA
- a CDS encoding catalase, translating to MSNQKDKDLEAFRKHNDNQAMTTNQGIKVNEDENTLTAGDRGPSLLEDFHFREKITHFDHERIPERVVHARGYGAHGDFELYEDLSDVTYADFLTDTQKVTPVFVRFSTVQGSKGSPDTVRDVRGFATKFYTDQGVFDLVGNNIPVFFIQDAIKFPDLIHAVKPEPHNEIPQGGSAHDTFWDFFAQNPESTHTTVWAMSDRGIPKNYRQMEGFGVNTFRLVNKEGQSHFVKFHWKPIYGLESMVWDEAQIVSGKNIDFHRQDLYESIQKGDYPAWELGIQLIPEKDEFKYDFDILDPTKIWPEDEVPVKIVGKMTLNRNVDNVFAETEQVAFHPGHIVPGIDFSDDPLLQGRLFSYTDTQISRLGSPNFHQIPINRPINPVHNNQRDAMHQMNVHQGQTSYHMNSLNDNEPHTSSREEGGFEHYQEKVEGRKVRRRSESFKDYYSQARLYLNSLTKPEYDHTIDGFSFELGKCQSLKVKQNAVNQLNKISRDLAERVAENIGVEAPQKNEEVPSNKSDSQLTMEKFKRPIRGHSVAIIIDGNIDVETLKTYASVLTHHQLNYAFISDKPRDIQEDFGITETFDTVHPTLFDSLIVLSESENIFDQTELFAEMTYNHFKPLILNEQAAQGLLNSKVDTTQPGIFVSNDPETVINAFEQPRYWDRA from the coding sequence ATGTCGAATCAAAAAGATAAAGATTTAGAAGCATTTCGTAAGCACAATGACAATCAAGCAATGACAACGAACCAAGGAATTAAAGTGAATGAAGATGAAAATACACTTACAGCTGGAGATCGTGGTCCAAGTTTACTTGAAGATTTTCACTTTAGAGAAAAGATAACGCATTTTGACCATGAACGTATTCCAGAACGCGTCGTACACGCTAGAGGATATGGCGCACATGGTGATTTTGAACTTTATGAAGATTTGTCGGACGTCACATATGCTGACTTTTTAACAGATACTCAAAAGGTGACACCTGTTTTTGTAAGATTTTCAACTGTTCAAGGTTCAAAAGGCTCGCCTGATACTGTTCGAGATGTTCGAGGGTTTGCGACAAAATTTTATACCGATCAAGGTGTTTTTGATCTTGTTGGCAATAACATTCCGGTCTTCTTCATCCAAGATGCTATTAAGTTTCCAGACTTAATTCATGCTGTTAAACCTGAACCCCATAACGAAATCCCTCAAGGTGGCTCAGCTCATGATACATTTTGGGATTTTTTCGCACAAAATCCCGAATCAACTCATACGACTGTATGGGCAATGAGCGACAGAGGTATTCCTAAAAATTATAGACAAATGGAAGGTTTCGGAGTGAATACATTTCGTTTGGTCAATAAAGAAGGACAGTCACACTTTGTTAAGTTTCACTGGAAGCCTATTTATGGTCTTGAATCAATGGTATGGGATGAAGCACAAATTGTATCAGGTAAAAACATTGATTTTCATCGTCAAGATTTGTATGAATCCATTCAAAAAGGCGATTATCCCGCTTGGGAACTGGGTATACAACTTATTCCTGAAAAAGATGAATTTAAATATGACTTTGACATATTAGATCCAACCAAAATTTGGCCAGAAGATGAAGTTCCAGTCAAAATAGTTGGTAAAATGACGTTAAACCGTAATGTTGATAACGTATTTGCTGAAACCGAACAAGTTGCATTCCATCCAGGCCATATTGTACCAGGTATCGATTTTTCAGATGATCCATTACTACAAGGGCGACTTTTTTCATATACAGATACACAAATTTCACGTTTAGGCAGTCCCAATTTTCATCAAATTCCAATTAATCGCCCTATTAATCCAGTGCATAACAATCAGAGAGATGCCATGCATCAAATGAATGTGCATCAAGGTCAAACTTCTTATCATATGAATAGTTTAAATGATAATGAGCCCCATACTTCTTCACGTGAGGAAGGTGGATTTGAGCACTATCAAGAAAAAGTAGAAGGACGAAAAGTTCGTCGTCGAAGTGAAAGCTTTAAAGATTACTATTCTCAAGCTAGACTCTACCTAAATAGTTTAACAAAACCAGAATACGATCATACTATTGATGGGTTCTCATTCGAACTTGGTAAATGTCAGTCGCTTAAAGTCAAACAAAATGCAGTCAATCAACTCAATAAAATATCTAGAGATTTAGCTGAACGTGTCGCAGAAAATATCGGAGTAGAAGCACCTCAGAAAAATGAAGAAGTTCCATCAAACAAAAGCGACTCACAACTCACAATGGAAAAATTCAAGCGCCCTATTCGCGGACATTCTGTGGCCATAATAATAGATGGAAATATCGATGTAGAGACGTTAAAAACTTATGCCAGCGTACTCACACATCATCAATTAAACTATGCATTTATATCAGATAAACCTCGTGACATCCAAGAAGACTTTGGTATTACAGAAACTTTCGATACTGTGCATCCTACCTTATTTGATAGCTTAATCGTTTTATCAGAAAGTGAAAATATCTTTGACCAAACTGAATTATTTGCTGAGATGACATATAACCATTTCAAGCCACTTATCCTGAATGAACAAGCGGCTCAAGGACTTTTAAATAGCAAAGTGGATACAACTCAACCGGGGATTTTTGTATCCAATGATCCTGAAACTGTGATTAACGCATTTGAACAACCACGTTATTGGGATCGCGCATAA
- a CDS encoding SDR family oxidoreductase: MAKQNPVTQFYHEKYEKQPQDYPGLQHKMTPVPDCGEETYQGAEKLVGKKALVTGADSGIGRAAAIAYAKEGADVAIAYHPDEQQDAEDVKAVIEKAGQTAVLLPGDLRDATYAKQMVKDAYDALGGLDILVLNAGMQQFEYDIQKLDPKQLTDTFEVNVFSTVYSIQEALNYLEAGSSIILTSSIQAMKPSPHLLDYAMTKSCNVSLTKGLAAQLGPKGIRVNAVAPGPVWTPLQICGGQPQVNIPEFGQNQPLQRAGQPVELADVYVLLASENASFITGQVYGVTGGAPIN, encoded by the coding sequence ATGGCGAAACAAAATCCAGTGACGCAATTTTATCATGAAAAGTATGAAAAGCAGCCTCAAGATTATCCAGGTCTTCAACATAAAATGACACCTGTGCCAGATTGTGGAGAAGAGACTTACCAAGGTGCAGAGAAACTTGTTGGTAAAAAAGCATTAGTAACGGGAGCTGATTCAGGTATTGGCCGTGCAGCTGCGATTGCATACGCTAAAGAAGGGGCTGACGTTGCAATTGCGTATCATCCCGATGAACAACAAGATGCAGAAGATGTAAAAGCAGTGATTGAAAAAGCAGGTCAAACAGCAGTACTCTTACCAGGTGATTTGCGTGATGCAACGTATGCCAAACAAATGGTTAAAGATGCTTATGATGCACTTGGTGGGTTAGATATTCTCGTATTAAATGCAGGTATGCAACAGTTTGAATATGATATTCAAAAATTAGATCCTAAACAATTAACAGACACATTTGAAGTGAATGTGTTTTCGACAGTTTATTCTATTCAGGAGGCATTGAATTATTTAGAAGCAGGTTCAAGTATTATTTTAACGTCTTCTATTCAAGCAATGAAACCGAGTCCGCATCTACTCGATTATGCGATGACAAAGTCTTGTAATGTCTCATTAACTAAAGGACTTGCAGCACAATTAGGACCTAAGGGGATTCGGGTCAATGCAGTAGCACCAGGTCCAGTGTGGACACCACTTCAAATTTGTGGTGGTCAGCCGCAAGTTAATATTCCTGAGTTTGGACAAAATCAACCATTACAACGTGCGGGACAGCCTGTTGAACTTGCAGATGTGTATGTATTGTTAGCTTCTGAAAACGCAAGCTTTATTACAGGACAAGTGTATGGTGTCACAGGTGGCGCACCAATTAATTAA